Proteins from one Drosophila gunungcola strain Sukarami chromosome 3R, Dgunungcola_SK_2, whole genome shotgun sequence genomic window:
- the LOC128265089 gene encoding myophilin: protein MAPRNKEQEQEVLNWVFAVIGEKVPSGQYEDILKDGIWLCKLANKLAPGSVKKIQERGTNFQLMENIQRFQAAVKKYGVPEEEIFQTADLFERRNIPQVTLSLYALGRITQKHPEYTGPTLGPKMAEKNERTFTEEQLRAHEGELNLQMGFNKGASQSGHGGFSNTRHM from the exons aTGGCT CCACGCAACaaggaacaggaacaggaagTGCTCAACTGGGTGTTCGCCGTGATTGGCGAGAAGGTGCCCAGCGGGCAGTACGAGGACATCCTCAAGGACGGCATCTGGCTGTGCAAGCTGGCCAACAAATTGGCCCCCGGATCAGTGAAGAAGATCCAGGAGCGCGGCACCAACTTCCAGCTAATGGAGAACATCCAGCGCTTCCAGGCGGCGGTCAAGAAGTACGGCGTGCCCGAGGAAGAGATCTTCCAGACAGCCGATCTCTTCGAGCGTCGCAACATCCCCCAGGTCACCCTCTCCCTCTACGCCCTTGGACGCATC ACGCAAAAGCACCCTGAGTACACCGGTCCCACCCTGGGTCCCAAGATGGCCGAGAAGAACGAGCGCACTTTCACCGAGGAGCAGCTGCGCGCCCACGAGGGTGAGCTCAACCTGCAGATGGGCTTCAACAAGGGCGCCTCCCAGTCCGGACATGGTGGCTTCAGCAACACCCGTCATATGTAA